From the genome of Silurus meridionalis isolate SWU-2019-XX chromosome 20, ASM1480568v1, whole genome shotgun sequence, one region includes:
- the cahz gene encoding carbonic anhydrase → MSHGWGYGTADGPDKWVEHFPIADGDRQSPIDIITSQAHYDSTLKPLKLHYDLVLSQDILNNGHSFQVNYLDQPDSKDLTGGPVTGAYRLKQFHCHWGVGDLEGSEHTINGHKFPCELHLVHWNTKYESFEEAVNKSDGLAVVGIFLKIGPANPKLQKVLDKFDAIKAKGQQTTFPNFHPKSLLPSTLNFWTYEGSLTTPPLYESVTWIVLRDPISISPTQMSKFRSLLFSSEEEPARPMCNNYRPPQPLKGRKVRASFRHAS, encoded by the exons ATGTCTCACGGGTGGGGATACGGCACTGCTGATG GTCCTGACAAATGGGTGGAACACTTCCCTATCGCTGACGGAGACAGACAGTCTCCCATTGATATCATCACGAGCCAGGCCCATTACGACTCGACTCTCAAGCCACTCAAGCTTCACTACGACTTGGTCTTGTCTCAAGACATCCTGAACAATGGCCATTCATTCCAAGTGAACTACCTGGACCAGCCAGACAGCAAAG atctGACCGGTGGGCCTGTCACTGGCGCCTACAGACTGAAGCAGTTCCACTGCCACTGGGGCGTGGGTGACCTCGAAGGGTCCGAGCACACAATCAATGGCCACAAGTTCCCCTGTGAG ctCCATCTGGTGCACTGGAACACCAAGTATGAAAGTTTTGAAGAGGCTGTGAACAAATCTGATGGCCTGGCAGTTGTTGGCATTTTTCTGAAG ATTGGTCCTGCCAATCCAAAACTGCAGAAGGTTCTGGATAAATTCGATGCCATCAAAGCAAAG GGTCAGCAGACCACATTTCCAAACTTCCACCCCAAGTCCTTATTGCCCTCCACTCTGAATTTCTGGACTTATGAAGGTTCTCTCACCACACCACCTTTGTACGAGAGTGTCACCTGGATTGTCCTAAGAGATCCGATTAGCATCAGCCCCACTCAG ATGTCGAAGTTCCGCAGTCTGTTGTTCAGCTCAGAGGAAGAGCCAGCTCGTCCCATGTGTAATAACTACAGACCCCCTCAGCCCTTAAAAGGACGCAAAGTTCGTGCCAGCTTTAGGCACGCCTCCTGA